One stretch of Caldinitratiruptor microaerophilus DNA includes these proteins:
- a CDS encoding DUF4349 domain-containing protein, whose protein sequence is MAAAVAALVMMDGQALRPWVSRPNARQSLASVAPAISDQTGSLTGTVVPPNEDTRIKVQKREASSDTPPAGQSPEGNPTGLIEDLVGVAGQRTGSEVATATGKPAANDSPAPAQLPGQQESKADVGSRRTFVALGAGIPAHHSNAVKYSVNVVVQVADPVAAVTQLERVISELNGVISLGGQQPGGQWEYEIWVPVRLANVTTAAVSSLGELKSRQVSMKDFSGTIAEIDKRIAYLNGQIGWVPEVANDVQVRAAIAALRKRRQEILDSTSMAVVRVSMISGPVHPVTGEAQVT, encoded by the coding sequence ATGGCAGCGGCTGTAGCCGCACTTGTGATGATGGATGGACAGGCCCTCCGCCCGTGGGTATCCCGTCCGAATGCGAGGCAGTCGCTCGCCAGTGTTGCCCCGGCGATCAGCGATCAAACTGGATCGTTGACAGGAACGGTGGTCCCGCCGAACGAGGATACCCGGATTAAGGTACAGAAAAGGGAAGCTTCAAGCGACACTCCACCGGCCGGGCAAAGTCCCGAAGGAAACCCGACCGGCTTGATTGAGGATCTCGTGGGTGTGGCAGGTCAGCGCACTGGCAGCGAGGTTGCAACCGCTACTGGAAAACCAGCTGCCAACGACTCACCCGCGCCGGCACAGTTGCCTGGACAACAGGAGTCGAAGGCAGACGTCGGGTCGCGGCGCACCTTTGTGGCCCTGGGTGCTGGCATTCCTGCTCATCATTCGAACGCGGTGAAGTACTCGGTCAACGTGGTGGTACAGGTTGCGGACCCGGTAGCGGCAGTAACACAGCTTGAGCGTGTGATCTCGGAGCTGAATGGCGTGATCTCGTTGGGAGGCCAGCAACCGGGCGGGCAGTGGGAGTACGAGATCTGGGTGCCGGTCAGGTTGGCCAACGTGACCACCGCTGCCGTTTCGAGCCTCGGCGAACTCAAGAGCAGGCAGGTTTCGATGAAGGACTTCAGCGGCACGATCGCCGAGATCGATAAGCGGATTGCTTATCTGAACGGCCAGATTGGCTGGGTGCCGGAGGTGGCCAACGACGTCCAGGTCAGAGCAGCGATCGCCGCTTTACGCAAGCGCCGGCAGGAGATCCTGGACAGCACGTCGATGGCGGTGGTTCGGGTGTCGATGATTTCGGGACCGGTTCATCCGGTAACCGGAGAGGCGCAGGTGACCTAA